The window attaaaataattcttaagcAACTGCAGACGATTAATACTAACCCGGTTAAAGCTAAACAAGATTATTGACAACCTAGACTCGGAGCTTGGAGAGATCGATGAATCATTTCTCCAAAAACGCGATCTTATCCTCGTTTCGATCTGTTTAAACGAATAAAAAACTAGAGGCCCTTGTTTAGTTAAAGCTTAGCCTTTGAGTAAGTCTGTGATTCCACTTTGCAACAAATTAGGGTTCGATTTAGTTTTACAGGACATCTAGTAGCTATCGCATTATTTGTGacagaatattttattaaatattaaaaaaccttttccaaataaaaattaaatgcgtcTAAAAACAGAACTGCAAGTACTTTATGAAAAAGAAGAACTTCAAATAATTTCTGAAGATATTCCTCTTTTATCGTTAGTTTGATAGGAAGAAATAAAGATCACTTTTCAAGAAATTATTAAGCAGCTCGGAGTCGTGGTAATCACACCCAGGTCAACATCTGAAGTTGAAAAATGCTTCTGCAAGAGGATAAAAACTTTTCTACGTAACCCAATGAGAGAAGAAAACGTTGGAGATGTTATCAGCTGAAAAAGTGTTACTCAATAACATTGAAGACTTTCTGTCTTATCGTTTTTTCTCTTggggattttcaatatttttatactttccGCGAACATTTTTGTCCACGCTCGGTAAACTTGTGCGCTGCTTCTCTCACAAGCTACGAGCCGCCACTGGTATGTAAATCGTTTTGTGATTACAATTGCAAAATTGCACTATTATACTACGTTTTAGAAATTCGATGTGGAATTGTCAGGCTTAAACTGTAACTGTAAACTGTAATTGCTGAGTCATTTCAAATCTTTAAGGCAtctttatagattttttattatgctGTATATAATCAATTCTCTAACACCCGTTTCTAAATACTCTGTAtagatcataaaaaaataattacaaatctGTCTCATGACGTAACAGTTATTCtaagtaaagaaaataatatttcagttaATTATATCCAAATCCGCTGTGAATAGTGCTCCATTTAATATGGGTATAATTAAGTGAAAATTGAACTGAAAAGGAAcaacaaaaacttaatttcatttaaattatacgATTTTTCTGCATGTTATTCAGTTATTTTTATGGGCCTGAATAAACCTGCAAACTTGTGCATTTAACCCTTTCTTTACCGCACATAAATATCGTTACGTTGCCCCTAATGTCAGTCTTTTTGAATAGCCTTAAGCCTTAGTGACTTAGTAATACGACACTTCAGAAATGAGATTAAGTTTTAGAAAAGACTTTATTACGAATTGTTAACAAGCAATATAACACAGATGTgggtaaataaacattttttaaataactttttagtataaatccTGTGTGTGATATTCGGCGCAtatacactggtggccaaaagtagatcgacaactacttatttttcaaatttgtttatatcacggtttaggaaatgataaattaaGTGGGATAGtacctgattaaaaaacaacggagcctatttgtaatgtttaattatatttaaactatttattcgttatacccaattttattaaaaaaaaattaaaaaactaaacaattttcaactggccaaaattaaattgacaaattcaaagcttactaaaataaaaataagtatagaaaatttaaagggttttattcaataatgcgttgcataacctctatttcttctcacttccaccaaccttttgggcattgacctaattaaattgtcaatataggACGTGTCAATGGATATCCAACATGCCTTCAAAGCTTGAAaaagttcttgtttatttttgaaatttttacatcggATGTGACGATCAATGTAATCCCAAAGGTTCTCGATCGGATTTAGGTCCGGTGACTGTGATGGCcatttgataatattaattttttcttgggtcAACCATTGCTTAACGACCTTGGATGCGTATTTCGGATCGTTTATGTTGAAAGTAGTGGTTGAGTGGCATAACTTCATCAACGTAAGGTACCATAACATCCTGCAGTACGTCTTTATATATGAAACGATCCATCGTGCCTTCTATCAAGTGTAGTGGACCCATCCCAAAGCCCGAAAAACACCCCCACACCATCACGAAACCACCTCCATGCTTGACTGTGGACCCCGTATATTTGGGATCATACCTTTGGTTCACAGGACGCCTAACATATCTTTTGCCATccgaattaatcaaattgaactttgattcatcactaaaaataacctttttctattcggagactgtccagtgactgttctcgagcaaagctcaatcgcgcccgtacgttttttaaacttatcagtggtttctttgcagggcgtcttgtttttaaatcactatattGAAGTCTCCTTCTAATGGTACGACAACTAACTGAACCCACACCTTCTTCTTCCAAATGCAGCTGGATTTCTTTTGAAGTTGTGAATGAgtcaagttttgcttttttcaaattaatttgtcaacacGAGTAGTGGTCTTCTTTGGTCggccaattttttttagaggaacaaCACTTCCACGGagattaagtttttttattatttgacttactgttgccctcaaaagagaaaattttcgagcaatatctgcctgtttaacccctttccggtaatcgtcgattattcgcatcttaatatcgatcgataaagttataccacgtggcattgtgaatatttttcgaaactaatagtaaggaaagtcaaatcaacagaaaccaacgcataaaactcagagattgaataaatatgttgtttgtcaatccaattttggccacctagcagtcaaacaaaattaatgaaatttgataaaaaaaaatattgagaaaaagtgcaagcaataaaaatctatggaatttgtttctttaaacTATGTTGTTTACATTCCTGAACACTAATAAGCTCAAACGGTTTTTCCTTTGCTTCAGATaaaatatatccataaaaattgaatttgtccaatctacttttggccaccagtgtataTTTGGTGTTATTTCACGGATCCGTTTACAAATCGACTCAAATTAACTCGCCTTTTCGCAAAAGCTTAGGAGGtccatttcaaaattgtttgtTTGCCTTCATACGAATTAATAAGGGAATTATATTTTAGACGTTTGAAGTCAGTTTTCATTTTATTCGATGGGAAAATTTACGGTACCTCTAGGATGTTTACATATAAATCAGAAAAATGACGattgaaaaaagaaagaaagaaaacttttttttgggtaatatttattgaataaaattaatttttttgaaaggcgTCTAAAGGCACTCTTCAGGGAATAAAGTGGGTACTTGAGGGTGGGACCTTCCTCTTTCTTTCTCCttcttcattttattccagagaTTAGAcgtaaatttcaaataattttccttgTTTCCAGGCTTTCTTCATTTTTAGGCTTTTAGCACTAAAATTATAAGGTgtcaaattttttcttaaagaattgTTTTCCGTTAatgataattaatataaaagttatCTGCAATATCATTTGATAGCGGAGTATATGCTGGTAGAGTAACTCTctactaatttcttttttctattacGGCCCGGAAACAAAAGTACAGCTCAAGAATTCTTCTTTAGTAATTGCtacccaaattattttttttattgtttatttctattttaaagcGTATTTAGAGTTATTATCGTATCTATCATCCCatcattcaaaaattttctACCAGAATTTGCATCGTTTTGTATTGCAGGATTAAATTAGTGGTTGCTCCACTTTGTAGAAAAATTTTCATCCAAGGCGTTTCTTACTTCTGAGATTTTTAGGGGCGCTTACATTCGAACCTAGTAATACGACACTGGGAGTTACAGAAAAACTGTGTTCTGTCgtatatacattatatatgaCGCTGGTAAAGAAAGggataaaaaatattcactaaaaaaatcaaatcttacCCACCGCTCAATTacgttaaataataaattatgatcgCACTGGCACTACCGTTCATGGTTTTTAAGTttcgttaaataattaaaagttagtTTCGTtcgtattatcaaaattaaagatgacgatttgcaatttattttagGTGTGCTTTTATAAATAATCGAATATTTCCTCGATAAATAGGATATCAGCGGATTTCTGCGTACGTAAATTTTGATGCCGATCAAACATAAAATTGTAATAGGTACATAGTACTTTGTTGTTTTTGGATCTCATCTTGAGGTGGGCTAGTCGAGATAAGTGtaactaaaaaatttgaataaaactaCAGCACAGGAGTGTTTTGTAGGTTTCATGgtgtttaacaattttaaactaTAATTACAATACAAGAACCTCAACCAAGTTGTTCTAGCTCAGAAATATTGGGTCCATAAAAATAgttcatatatcaaattattataatcagaattttCAGTTCAGAGACAATAACAGTTCTCTTGAAGTAGAaatccaatttaaatattttaaaatgtgttcAAGTCGAAAATGTTGTGAGAAAATCCCCTCGAAACCAACCTTGTTCTAGTTAAGTCAATTATTAACTTaggatcaattttttttcatacaattGATCTACAAGGTACCctccataatattttaaactaattgtagaaatatataaaatagctTGGAAAAACTATCAAGTATAATTAAACAATtcaaatttattccaaaaactTCAAATCTTATAGGATCTGGGTCTTGGAGGGCAAACATCGGTCGGGCTCAAGAAATACTATACCTACAAGAACGGTCCATATATGCAATTGCTCTTCAGAAAAGGCATTTTCATTGAGCAAAAACTCCTTTGAAGGTTCGCACCTCAAAAAGTTCGCaagttaattgtaaaaaaattgacagtgAAACCAAAATTGCTCTATTTAAACCAGTAAACATCACGAAACCTACCTATTACCGAATTATAGCCTACCTCTAGACTGATTTGTCGATAAGGATAgttagaatatttaataaaaatcatatactaaaaagcatataaataaataagtactaAACAATTTAGAGAtaagtttttagaaattgttgtttgcatttaaatttttgcatttttcttttcatgaaaattaaaacGGCTTAGACTATTTGACAGGTTGTTTGAAATTTCCGTTCTAACTGTGGCCAAtggcgttttaataaaaaaaaatgcgcacAACTACTGATCTCATGGTGCCACATTTCATCAGCCTTTCAAATAGTTTAATATAGTTATTTAATGCACATATTATAAAAGTATTAAGCACAATGATTTTTCTATGATTTTAAATCGTTAATATTAGTGAATTGTATGCAATATGGCTTCCAAAGCAATTTTATTAGCCCTGGAAAAACATCATTTGCAGATTATGGAATACTGGATAAGACTGTATTATCTGAATACTCTTTTTACATAACAATGTTTTAGTAAATTTACATGATTTGGTTATAAAACTTATGCACCCTATATGAGAAAATGTGGCAACTTAAGGGCTATTCTTCAATATCTATTTAATAagttagaatttattattatattgttgtttatggttttatagaattaatttatttgtttttttttattacttaataatGTTAGAAATTTAAGGGGGATTGCCATGAGTGATAAGtggtttctttttaataatatacggGGTATCCCAATAGTTCTTCGGGACGTTCTGTATTATAATAGCCATATTATATATCGAACAAAATCCTCCCTACTaatggatttaatttatttatataattttttttacgctaATAGGTAGTGCAACcattaaaagcaaatattatgtattataaagaaaataaaaggtTTTACATATTAGTCGTTTTAGCAACCTTTATTCAATCCTTACAAAATCTAATCCTTTATAGCATACCGCCTGCCCACCTCATAAACATCAATTTCCGGCTTAACCTTATCGTACAAGTGCGGAAAAACGTTTTGTGCCCAGTACTTCTTTCGCACCGTCTCGTACAGGGTTAAATCAAACATTTTCTCGAACTCTTCCCGGGTCATGAAGATATCGGCgtacaaaaatgaaaatccaCCCACGTCTCTTGTGAATTCTTCCATATCCCGCATGGCCTTAACTGGATCATATGCTTCTTTACGTTTCACAAACCCGGGTACTCCATAGATGCCCAAATCATTATACATTGCATAATTGGTACCATCTACGAGATATTCCTCAGGCGGGGGTCTGATTTGTCCAGAGTGACTCCCGTGATTATACACCTTGCAAGGATAAACCAGCAAGGGATACACGTCAAAGAGTTCTGTGGCCTTTTCAATTTGTTCTTCCAGTTTCCTGATGGGTAGCACTATGTCCTGGAACACTTGCCTCGTAAAAGTAAACGCCCTTATTCCCGGAGTGGTGGTAAACTTCAAAAAAGCCGGTTTAGGCGGCAATAACCAGCCAAAAAGAAGCCTAAATAACGGGTTATTCCCGAAAGGTATCATGGACTCCACCACCCAGAAAATCGCCCTATTGTGCCTAAGTAAGTACTCTCTTAAGGGTATTAATTCGGTATGTTTCCCTTTTTGCAAAAATGACTCCACATACTTGTAAAACCAAGGCTTATACCACTTCGTGAGATTATTAACTGGTAAATTACCGTCAAAATCCGAATAGTCTCCAACCATAATAACCGCCTCATCTTTACTAAAAATCGTCGCTTCAATATAATTTGCCACCTGATAGTCTGCCCCAGTATCTCCAGACAATAGTCTTATCATATCACAGTAGTTCTTTTGACCCTTTACAGGGATATAAGTCATTTTAACATACGGTTTCACCTTAACAATTTTAAGAGTTAATCCGACTAAAAAGCCTAAACTTCCGTGCGACCACGGCAAGCATTTGTAGAGATCTTCATTCTCTTCTTGGGAAGCAATAACTAAAGAACCATCTCCCAGAACCATTTCATAAGACACAATGGTTTCTTGGTATAATCCGACTATATGGGAATGGGTGGTCATTCCTGTGCCCATAGCCAAACCACCCAGGGTGGCATCAGATATTTCAAGGGTTACAGCCAGAGTATACCCTTTAGGGATGAGGAATTTTGTAATTTCACCTACTGTAACCATCGGTTCAACTCGCACAGTGAGATTCTCTTCGTCTAACTTCAAAACATCAAACAAATCCACGGATACTTTATGGCAgtgttttttttggtaaaaagttGTAGATAAACTCATCCAGTTTGGTCTGGCGTTGCATAAAAGTTTTCTGCCTTCTTTTGGGAGCTTGTTATAGTCTTGGACTTGTTTCTGGATCGCTCGTACTCTCTCATCGTGTTTGACTGCACTACCAAAGATCCATTTGTGGAGTTTGTTTTGTAGGGAGAGAACGAGGTCGAAGAAGAAACTCGCTGGGAGACAAAACAGCAGAACCACTAAGCCACGGTTTTCTTCCAGGAGGGCTATTAGGGATTCTTTCCAGGTTCTTGCAGGCATGATCTGAAAACAAACATTGTAAATAGAAGCGAGCAAGAAGCAAATTCAGggtttttttagatgttcgtCAATGTGTTTCTTGGTTACTCAAGGCACATAGAATAACAGTAgcccaaatacattttttttcaaatgtctGCTCCTTATTTAAAACGAGTCAGCTTAGAAGTTGCTATATTTCAAAGTTGTTGAGCAGCATGAGGAATTACTGAGCACAAAAAACCTAAGCTGTTATGACTAATAGATAGAAAACAACCTGAAGCTACAGTTTCAACTGGCTTAAAATTCGAAGGCTTCGCTTTCAACGTGATAAACCTATGCAGCTTCAATTCAAAGAAACTTTAGACCCGAATAATATAGGAATTTAGAAAGTTGACTTGTTGAAAAAAAAGCAGAGAATTAAACAACTTGAATCATGTTCATCAAGATTAACTCTATCCATCAAGCAGAGTAGTTACAGTTAAAAATAGAAACATGATAGATTTATTGTCATGCACCATTATTACTGAGACCTACCACCAGAAGTAGTTCTTCTTTTACAAAGACCACCGATGGTGATATGCCATACAAGTGCTCGTGGATAGCGCCTCGTTATCATTTATTATAATGTTCTATACTTTAATACTTATACCTGTTAATTAGTCTTTTATGGAGTTGTACCATTGTTATTCTATGTGGCACAGTTATAGGTTTAGCTAAGAGCCCCTAcgtatttttaacaaaaaattatgttgtattttttaagtttttttgatgCAACAACCGTTACCAAAAGGAGCAAAAAATTATCTCAGACCAGATCGTAATGAAAATAGTAATCCTCAGTAAAGTCTCTTTGTTATGGTATAAATTACGAACTTACCCGTTTTATAGTTTATTgtcaataattaaaacaattcaaataataatatggtATACGTGGATTAATTTGACAAAAAGAAAACTGATtgaattatcatttttatctGTTTCAACCGTATCTACGTTGGCGGTTATAAGGAATGTAGTTTTTGTTGATTCATTTACTTACTCATAATCACCAAAGTTTTATTATAGTAGGGGAAGATggagtaaaataaatattcaccTATCAGAAAGCCAAATGCGACGAAACTGCAGTATAATATCAATGAAAccaaaactataatttattattatttaaaagaaatttaatttttaatgttttacatctagatgattttcaaaatgttcggtaacttttgttattaaaaataggaGCTTGATTCAAAAGTGACATGTGTTTCTGGCCAATATGTACCTTTTaggttttcaagaaaaaatcgaattttttatttttttcatttgaattttCAATATATTCGTTAAACTTTTTCCTATTGAAGATAGAAACTCAATTCGAAGACTGACATGTgacaataaaaaccttttatgtaactacaaacatttttggaaaaatctgtagGTATTCcgtattaagaaaaattagaacTTTTGATATTTGCCATTTATCTTGATGCTTGTACCAAAATGCACTACATTCCCCTCATCTTAATAATAATCCATTTATAGCTCAGCGTGAAGgtcaaaaatgtttattatcgATCTGAATGCGAGTGTATAGCGTTATTCTAATGGCCACGGATTTATGGTTTTTAGATACTCTCTTTAGGTGGACATACCTGTAcagctacaaaaaaattaaacaaaacgcTTAATGATCAAAtccttttatttcaaattatcaataaattaactcttgtttaaaaaaaacaattttacacTTAATAACTTCTTCCGAACAAAGTGTAATGTTTGGGAGCATTTTTACACGCCGGATGTATACACTTATCAGTCGGTTTAATCGTAGTTGGCTGGTCTAGAGGGATGCACAAGGCCTTCGCCCCGCTAGACGGAGCTCCAGAGTCTGCCTCTTCGTCCCTAAgaagtaaaagttttttatatttttacaaaattgttGAGATTTCCTCTAATTACCTCGAGCTGTCGTTTTTAATGTTGTCTTCGCACTGAATGGTACCACAAGAGGGCGCCAAAATAATGTTTCTCTTATCTAAGTTGCTGCTAAATTGGGACCAATCTGTTAGTAGTACTTTATGGGAATTTAGATCCGCTAGGGCCcttaaaatcgaaaaagaattattataaatatgataaattagGTTAATAATTACTTGTTAAATAAGCACTTCTGGATGTCTTCAAGCAATTCTTGTATCTTTTCAGATGCGGAATCTCTTGGTAAAGTGAGTTTTTCGCCAGTGTCTCTTCTTACAGCAACGATTTCATTCTTTTCTATATCCTTTGGTCCTAGTTCTATCCTAATAGGCACACCCTAAGAAAcatctgtaaaaaaaatgtttcaatacttttaaatttCGTTTACCTTGAGTTCCCAATGATTAAACTTCCAGCCAGGCGAATAGTTTTCTCGATAGTCCCCTTCTACTTTAACGCCGGCTTGTCGCAGATCGTTTTCTAAGCTGTCGCACGATTTTTGCAGTAATTTCTTGCCATCGTCTGATAAATTGGCGGTTATGCCGCATGGCACTATCACTACTTGAACGCTAGCTACTTTGGGCGGTAGTACTAGACCTTGATTGTCCGCATGGACCATGATCATTACACCTGAAACCAGCGGAATAATTCAATAGAAATTTCTAAGATCTGTCGGGGGAAATTGGATCATGATTAAGATGGTTGTAAAATCATGAATAATTCTCGAACGCATTCTCGACTCTCAAATATGTAA is drawn from Anthonomus grandis grandis chromosome 1, icAntGran1.3, whole genome shotgun sequence and contains these coding sequences:
- the LOC126737016 gene encoding delta(24)-sterol reductase-like, whose product is MPARTWKESLIALLEENRGLVVLLFCLPASFFFDLVLSLQNKLHKWIFGSAVKHDERVRAIQKQVQDYNKLPKEGRKLLCNARPNWMSLSTTFYQKKHCHKVSVDLFDVLKLDEENLTVRVEPMVTVGEITKFLIPKGYTLAVTLEISDATLGGLAMGTGMTTHSHIVGLYQETIVSYEMVLGDGSLVIASQEENEDLYKCLPWSHGSLGFLVGLTLKIVKVKPYVKMTYIPVKGQKNYCDMIRLLSGDTGADYQVANYIEATIFSKDEAVIMVGDYSDFDGNLPVNNLTKWYKPWFYKYVESFLQKGKHTELIPLREYLLRHNRAIFWVVESMIPFGNNPLFRLLFGWLLPPKPAFLKFTTTPGIRAFTFTRQVFQDIVLPIRKLEEQIEKATELFDVYPLLVYPCKVYNHGSHSGQIRPPPEEYLVDGTNYAMYNDLGIYGVPGFVKRKEAYDPVKAMRDMEEFTRDVGGFSFLYADIFMTREEFEKMFDLTLYETVRKKYWAQNVFPHLYDKVKPEIDVYEVGRRYAIKD